In one window of Candidatus Binatia bacterium DNA:
- the radA gene encoding DNA repair protein RadA has product MAHAKSIYVCQDCGYRSPRWLGRCTDCGGWNTLVEERIVPQRAGKKRSWAGETNRSPVRLAEVDTAATPRLASGIEEFDRVLGGGLVPGSVVLIGGDPGIGKSTLVLQALAAVGSEDRPALYVSGEESPEQIKMRAERLGLADRPVWLLAETAVETIVEHAQRQRPQVLAIDSIQTMWADVLESAPGNVSQVRECAARFVRLAKQHYLPTLLIGHVTKEGAFAGPRVLEHMVDTVLYFEGDRSHAFRILRSVKNRFGSTNEIGVFEMTERGLQPVGNPSAHFLAERPRGAAGSVVAACMEGTRPVLIEVQALVSPSALANPRRTTLGFDPNRASMLVAVLEKKLGVQLLGQDVFVNAAGGIRINEPAADLALIAALGSSFLDRPLDPELVVFGEVGLAGEVRGVQHTALRVQEAARLGLRKCLLPRTNARQVETVPDIRCIGVASLSEAWDVLFGR; this is encoded by the coding sequence ATGGCGCACGCAAAGAGTATTTATGTTTGCCAAGATTGTGGTTATCGCTCGCCGCGCTGGCTCGGCCGCTGCACGGACTGCGGTGGATGGAATACGCTCGTCGAAGAGCGCATCGTTCCGCAGCGCGCGGGCAAGAAGCGGAGCTGGGCCGGGGAAACGAACCGCAGCCCAGTGCGCCTCGCGGAAGTGGACACTGCCGCTACGCCTCGGCTAGCCAGCGGAATCGAGGAGTTCGACCGCGTGTTGGGCGGCGGTCTGGTTCCAGGCTCGGTCGTGCTCATTGGGGGGGACCCAGGCATCGGAAAATCCACTCTCGTTCTACAAGCACTTGCGGCTGTGGGGAGCGAAGACCGACCGGCCCTGTATGTCTCTGGCGAAGAATCCCCAGAACAAATCAAAATGCGAGCGGAGCGCCTCGGCTTAGCGGATCGGCCCGTGTGGTTACTGGCAGAAACCGCGGTGGAGACGATCGTGGAGCACGCACAACGACAACGCCCTCAGGTTTTAGCCATTGACTCGATCCAAACCATGTGGGCGGACGTGCTCGAGTCCGCACCGGGCAACGTCAGCCAAGTTCGCGAGTGCGCTGCGCGCTTTGTGCGGCTCGCCAAACAACACTACCTGCCCACGCTGCTCATCGGGCACGTAACCAAAGAGGGTGCATTCGCAGGGCCCCGCGTGCTGGAACACATGGTGGACACGGTGCTGTACTTCGAAGGCGACCGCAGCCACGCCTTTCGGATTTTACGTAGCGTGAAGAACCGGTTCGGTTCCACCAACGAGATTGGCGTGTTCGAGATGACCGAGCGCGGCTTGCAACCCGTGGGCAATCCCTCCGCGCACTTCCTTGCGGAGCGCCCGCGCGGTGCCGCCGGTTCGGTCGTGGCGGCGTGCATGGAAGGAACGCGCCCCGTGCTCATCGAAGTACAGGCACTGGTTTCGCCGAGCGCGCTCGCCAACCCGCGGCGCACGACATTGGGCTTCGACCCCAACCGCGCCAGCATGCTGGTGGCGGTTCTGGAAAAAAAACTCGGCGTTCAACTCCTCGGACAAGATGTCTTTGTCAATGCCGCTGGCGGGATACGAATCAACGAACCCGCAGCCGACCTTGCTTTGATCGCGGCACTCGGTTCGAGTTTCCTCGACCGGCCACTCGATCCTGAGCTGGTAGTGTTCGGCGAGGTCGGGCTGGCAGGCGAAGTACGTGGGGTGCAACATACGGCGCTGCGGGTTCAAGAGGCCGCGCGTCTCGGTTTGCGCAAGTGCTTGCTGCCGCGCACCAACGCACGGCAAGTCGAGACCGTTCCCGATATCCGATGCATCGGCGTCGCTTCCTTGAGCGAAGCTTGGGATGTGCTTTTTGGCCGCTAG